One window from the genome of Bacillus weihaiensis encodes:
- a CDS encoding nitric oxide synthase oxygenase, whose product MVTTNKQLETEAIQFIQTAYQELNKSTEQSDKRIEEIKQEIKETGTYVHTFEELSHGAKMAWRNSNKCIGRLFWDNLTVFDEREADTEEAVFQALQHHLTFATNKGKIKPTITIFKPDLGKQNRMRIWNHQLIRYAGYETENGTLGDPASISFTKECEALGWKGEGTHYDVLPLVIQKDNQNPKLFTFAKDDVVEVSITHPDIEGISDLQMKWYGVPIISDMMLEIGGIHYSAAPFNGWYMETEIGARNLADPFRYDFLPKVASIMGLDTRTNANLWKDRALVELNVAVLHSFKQAGVSIVDHHTSAQQFKRFEQNEKASCRHVTGDWTWLIPPVSPATTHIFHTSYENKIVKPNYFYQDLPYNQQRNEHREPI is encoded by the coding sequence TTGGTTACAACCAACAAACAGTTAGAGACTGAAGCCATTCAGTTTATTCAAACAGCCTATCAAGAATTAAATAAATCAACGGAGCAATCGGATAAAAGAATAGAAGAAATAAAGCAGGAAATTAAAGAGACTGGTACGTATGTTCATACCTTTGAAGAGCTTTCACATGGGGCGAAAATGGCATGGCGTAATAGCAACAAGTGTATTGGTCGACTCTTTTGGGATAATTTAACTGTTTTTGATGAGCGAGAAGCTGATACAGAGGAAGCCGTATTTCAGGCACTCCAGCATCATCTTACGTTTGCTACGAATAAGGGGAAAATCAAACCCACAATCACCATTTTTAAACCAGACTTAGGGAAGCAAAACCGGATGCGCATTTGGAACCACCAGCTTATCCGTTATGCTGGCTATGAAACGGAAAATGGTACACTAGGTGATCCTGCATCCATTTCTTTTACAAAGGAATGTGAGGCGTTAGGTTGGAAGGGGGAAGGGACACATTATGATGTCCTTCCACTCGTTATCCAAAAAGACAACCAGAATCCGAAGCTGTTTACATTTGCAAAAGATGATGTGGTAGAAGTCTCAATTACCCATCCTGACATTGAGGGAATAAGTGACCTGCAGATGAAATGGTATGGTGTACCTATTATTTCAGACATGATGCTTGAAATCGGTGGGATCCACTATTCTGCCGCACCTTTTAATGGCTGGTATATGGAAACAGAAATTGGTGCGAGGAACTTAGCCGATCCATTTAGGTATGACTTCTTACCGAAAGTAGCTTCCATTATGGGATTAGATACTCGCACAAATGCGAATCTCTGGAAGGATCGTGCACTTGTGGAGCTAAATGTTGCGGTGCTTCATTCCTTTAAACAGGCAGGTGTTAGTATTGTTGACCACCATACATCTGCTCAGCAATTTAAACGATTCGAGCAAAATGAAAAAGCAAGCTGTAGACATGTAACGGGTGATTGGACATGGCTCATTCCACCTGTCTCACCCGCAACGACTCATATTTTTCATACTAGCTATGAAAATAAAATCGTTAAACCTAACTATTTTTATCAAGACTTACCCTACAATCAACAGCGTAACGAGCATCGGGAACCAATTTAA
- a CDS encoding 5-formyltetrahydrofolate cyclo-ligase, translating to MTETKDEIRHKVWNRLTEEKNGRFPFPLVHRIPNFKGAEKAAAFIQAMPEYQAAKVIKVNPDAPQLPLRKQILIDGKTLLVPTPRLKAGFIMVKPEWVPKGEERRAASLSHIKSYGKEIPLTEIPSIDFMVVGSVAIHPDGRRLGKGEGYADREYGILRELGNPPMPIVTSIHSSQLVQNEIPRDSFDLSVDWIATEEGLFPTNSPYEKPNGIEWEHVTEEEMEEMPVLKQLWELKYK from the coding sequence ATGACAGAAACAAAAGATGAAATAAGGCATAAGGTTTGGAATCGGCTAACAGAGGAGAAAAATGGTCGCTTTCCGTTTCCATTAGTTCATCGAATTCCGAATTTCAAAGGGGCGGAGAAGGCAGCAGCTTTTATTCAAGCTATGCCAGAATATCAAGCGGCTAAGGTGATAAAGGTTAATCCAGATGCTCCACAGCTACCATTACGAAAACAAATTTTAATAGATGGAAAAACGTTATTAGTTCCTACTCCGCGATTAAAAGCAGGCTTCATCATGGTTAAGCCGGAATGGGTGCCAAAGGGAGAGGAAAGAAGAGCAGCAAGCCTGAGTCATATTAAATCGTATGGAAAGGAAATTCCGCTGACCGAAATTCCTTCTATTGATTTTATGGTTGTAGGCTCTGTAGCGATTCATCCAGATGGGAGAAGACTAGGTAAAGGAGAAGGCTATGCGGACCGTGAGTATGGGATTTTACGAGAACTCGGCAACCCGCCAATGCCTATTGTTACTTCAATTCATAGCTCACAGCTTGTTCAGAATGAAATTCCAAGAGATTCCTTTGATTTATCAGTTGACTGGATTGCAACGGAGGAAGGGCTTTTTCCTACTAATTCACCTTATGAAAAGCCGAACGGAATTGAATGGGAACATGTGACTGAGGAAGAAATGGAAGAAATGCCCGTTTTAAAGCAGCTATGGGAGCTAAAATACAAATAA
- a CDS encoding site-2 protease family protein, protein MFGFEDFAVFLRAFFVIFPLVTIIHVLGHYFFAKLSGCHVKMIVGCGKKLFSIGPLEFRMFYFWYGGCEFTSIKATTKARNILIYLGGSIFNGLSILLMYSFIFEGIIESSNVTYQFLYFSIYTVFFALMPMDYPDGSPSDGKAILKIMRNKEIDHTTDCQWKQTS, encoded by the coding sequence ATGTTTGGTTTTGAGGACTTTGCAGTGTTTTTACGCGCATTTTTTGTCATCTTCCCTCTAGTGACAATTATACATGTTTTGGGCCACTACTTTTTCGCAAAGCTATCAGGCTGCCATGTAAAAATGATCGTGGGCTGTGGAAAAAAACTATTCTCGATCGGACCATTAGAATTTAGAATGTTTTACTTTTGGTATGGGGGCTGTGAATTCACCTCCATTAAAGCGACAACGAAAGCACGAAACATACTTATCTATCTTGGGGGCTCCATCTTTAACGGACTCTCCATCTTACTCATGTACAGTTTCATTTTTGAAGGAATAATAGAAAGCTCAAATGTAACCTATCAATTTCTCTACTTTTCTATCTATACCGTCTTCTTTGCTTTAATGCCCATGGATTATCCAGACGGAAGCCCAAGTGATGGAAAAGCTATCCTAAAAATCATGCGAAACAAGGAAATAGATCATACAACAGATTGCCAGTGGAAACAAACGTCTTAG
- a CDS encoding ABC-F family ATP-binding cassette domain-containing protein: protein MSILQVENLYKTYGEKTLFDHISFTIAAKQRIGLIGVNGTGKSTLLKVIAGIESADSGELTHANTLRIEYLPQQPELVEGLTILEQIYYGDAPIMQVMREYELALSELEKDPENERKLKHLMNMQQKMDQNDAWEANTVAKTVLTKLGITDFQKPVIHLSGGQKKRVAIAKALIQPADILILDEPTNHLDNETIEWLEGFLAQYRGSIILITHDRYFLNRVTNQIFELDQGKLYTYSGNYEVFLEKKAEREINEENAEEKRQNLLRRELAWLRRGAKARTTKQKARIGRVEDLQDQKGPAAKQEMDFAIGSQRLGKKVLELENISKAYDGNQLIKNFHYLITPGERLGIIGPNGTGKSTLLNIMAGRTPADSGTVEVGTTVKIGFYTQEHEEMDEDLRVIEYIKETAEIVYTIDNQVITAEQMLERFLFPRSAQWTYIRKLSGGERRRLYLLKVLMEEPNVLFLDEPTNDLDTQTLSVLEDYLDQFPGVVLTVSHDRYFLDRVVDHLVVFDERGQISRFQGSYSEFMEEKKLQEMMQEKEPAPVKAEYKKEKKKRLSYKEQQEWEQIEDVIAGLEERKEQLEQEIASAGSDLGKVTELYKEQEQVDTKLEETMERWEELSLLVEEIENS, encoded by the coding sequence ATGAGTATATTACAAGTGGAGAATTTATATAAAACATATGGTGAGAAGACGTTGTTCGATCATATTTCGTTTACGATTGCGGCGAAGCAGAGGATTGGCTTGATTGGTGTAAATGGGACTGGGAAGTCGACTTTGTTGAAGGTGATTGCAGGGATAGAGTCTGCGGATTCTGGTGAGCTGACGCATGCGAATACGCTTCGAATAGAATATTTGCCACAGCAGCCCGAGCTTGTGGAGGGGCTGACGATTTTGGAGCAGATTTACTATGGGGATGCTCCGATTATGCAGGTGATGCGCGAATATGAGCTGGCGTTAAGTGAGCTTGAGAAGGACCCTGAAAATGAGAGAAAGCTTAAGCATTTAATGAATATGCAGCAGAAGATGGATCAAAACGATGCGTGGGAAGCGAATACGGTGGCGAAAACGGTTTTAACCAAGCTTGGGATTACTGATTTTCAAAAGCCTGTCATTCATTTATCTGGTGGACAGAAGAAACGTGTGGCGATTGCGAAAGCGTTGATTCAGCCTGCTGATATTTTGATTTTGGATGAGCCAACGAACCATCTTGATAACGAAACGATTGAGTGGTTAGAGGGGTTTTTGGCTCAATATCGTGGTTCGATTATCTTGATTACGCATGATCGTTACTTCTTGAATAGGGTAACAAACCAAATTTTCGAGTTAGATCAAGGGAAGCTTTACACGTATTCTGGAAACTATGAAGTGTTCTTAGAGAAGAAGGCGGAACGAGAAATCAATGAAGAGAATGCTGAAGAGAAAAGGCAGAATTTATTACGTCGTGAGCTGGCGTGGCTAAGGCGTGGAGCGAAGGCTAGAACAACGAAGCAAAAGGCACGAATTGGTCGAGTCGAGGATCTTCAGGATCAAAAGGGCCCAGCTGCTAAGCAGGAGATGGATTTTGCGATAGGCTCACAGCGTCTTGGAAAAAAAGTTCTTGAGCTTGAGAATATTTCAAAGGCGTATGATGGAAATCAGCTTATTAAGAATTTTCATTATTTAATCACACCAGGTGAAAGACTGGGGATTATTGGTCCAAATGGAACGGGGAAATCCACGCTCCTCAATATTATGGCGGGAAGAACTCCAGCTGATTCAGGGACAGTTGAGGTTGGGACGACTGTTAAAATTGGTTTTTATACACAGGAACATGAAGAGATGGACGAAGATCTACGTGTAATTGAGTATATTAAAGAAACGGCTGAGATTGTTTATACAATAGACAATCAGGTCATTACTGCCGAACAGATGCTAGAACGCTTTTTGTTCCCTCGCTCTGCCCAGTGGACGTATATTCGAAAGCTTTCCGGTGGAGAACGACGTCGTTTGTACTTGTTGAAGGTATTAATGGAAGAACCAAATGTCCTGTTTCTAGATGAGCCGACGAATGATCTTGATACGCAGACGCTTTCGGTATTAGAAGATTATCTTGATCAATTTCCAGGTGTCGTTTTGACCGTATCACATGATCGTTATTTCTTAGATCGAGTTGTGGATCACTTAGTTGTATTTGATGAACGTGGGCAAATTTCTCGTTTCCAGGGTAGCTACTCAGAGTTTATGGAGGAGAAGAAGCTACAGGAAATGATGCAGGAAAAAGAACCAGCTCCTGTTAAAGCAGAATATAAGAAAGAAAAGAAAAAGCGACTATCCTATAAGGAACAGCAGGAATGGGAGCAAATTGAAGACGTGATTGCTGGACTTGAGGAAAGAAAAGAGCAGCTTGAACAAGAGATTGCTTCAGCAGGCAGTGACCTTGGAAAAGTAACAGAGCTTTATAAAGAGCAAGAACAGGTGGATACGAAGCTTGAAGAAACCATGGAAAGATGGGAAGAGCTTTCGTTATTAGTGGAGGAAATTGAGAATAGTTAA
- a CDS encoding methyl-accepting chemotaxis protein has translation MVNGTKEHLQKELTSISQEVAASVQETEATIQETSSKAEQIRSETEITQKSSKNLVNLTNENEAQMTSMIDTFNEVIDDVNTAIQGILDLQDNSNKILAMTKSIEEIADQTNLLALNASIEAARAGEEGKGFAVVAAEVRKLAENSKNMSSQIKTLVQKNSSSTNDLVDNMKTMNQSTKQSQTKIAQVKGGLITVKMEMENYLTMFDRNKHDLDSIVMSIKEINHTTSTLSLLANDLLEKAEDANR, from the coding sequence ATGGTAAATGGTACAAAAGAGCACTTGCAAAAAGAGCTTACGTCAATTAGCCAAGAGGTTGCTGCATCTGTTCAAGAAACAGAAGCAACCATTCAAGAAACAAGCTCAAAAGCAGAACAAATTCGTAGCGAAACAGAAATTACCCAAAAAAGCAGTAAAAACCTTGTGAACTTAACAAATGAAAATGAAGCGCAAATGACCTCGATGATTGACACCTTTAACGAAGTCATCGACGACGTGAACACGGCTATTCAAGGCATTCTTGATTTACAGGATAACTCGAATAAAATTCTTGCTATGACCAAAAGCATTGAAGAAATCGCAGATCAAACGAATCTTCTCGCATTAAACGCATCAATCGAAGCCGCCAGAGCAGGTGAAGAAGGAAAAGGCTTCGCCGTCGTCGCAGCCGAGGTACGCAAGCTAGCAGAAAACTCGAAAAACATGAGCAGCCAAATCAAAACACTTGTCCAAAAAAACAGCAGCTCAACAAATGATCTCGTCGACAACATGAAAACAATGAACCAATCCACCAAGCAATCTCAAACAAAAATTGCCCAAGTTAAAGGTGGACTTATAACCGTGAAAATGGAAATGGAAAACTACCTCACCATGTTCGACCGGAACAAACATGACCTCGACTCCATCGTCATGTCGATCAAAGAAATCAACCACACCACAAGCACACTGTCTTTACTCGCTAATGACTTACTAGAGAAAGCAGAGGATGCAAACAGATAA
- a CDS encoding GntR family transcriptional regulator, producing MFQLDVRSRKPIYEQLVDKIKELIISGILTPDEQLPSVRVLSGQLTVNPNTIQRAYRELEAQGYLYSIKGKGNFVSAIEHMPSNDKLQELKKEIQTLIAEAIYLGLTKEDLHLLFERANQKTKGEH from the coding sequence ATGTTTCAGTTAGATGTGAGAAGCAGAAAACCCATTTATGAGCAGCTAGTGGATAAAATTAAGGAATTGATTATTAGTGGAATCTTAACACCAGATGAGCAGCTCCCATCCGTTCGGGTGCTTTCTGGTCAGTTAACAGTGAATCCTAATACGATTCAGAGAGCCTATCGAGAGCTCGAAGCTCAAGGGTACCTTTATTCCATTAAAGGGAAAGGAAATTTCGTTTCAGCCATTGAGCATATGCCAAGTAATGACAAGCTTCAGGAATTAAAAAAAGAGATACAAACATTAATTGCAGAAGCGATTTACCTCGGATTAACAAAGGAGGATCTCCATCTTCTCTTTGAACGAGCGAATCAAAAAACAAAGGGGGAGCATTAG
- a CDS encoding ABC transporter ATP-binding protein, with product MIQVHSISKKYNQQLAVQQLSLSVQKGSIYGLLGSNGAGKTSLLKMMAGINRPNSGSILIDGSPLYENMSVKERVVFIPDTLYFFPQATITQLAQQYKAFYPKWSEERFQRLKAAFTIDVNKKVHRLSKGMKRQVAFWLALSAMPDVLILDEPIDGLDPVMRQKIKNLLFQDVAEREMTVIISSHNLREIEDLCDHVGIMHKGKILLEKQLDDLKSDTHKIQLALKDPTHEEHLLNQFTILHREKRGSVSLLIVRGEEEKIQKIIRAHDVILFDLLPLTLEEIFIYEMEDTGYEIENILL from the coding sequence ATGATACAAGTACATTCCATTTCCAAAAAATACAATCAACAGCTAGCTGTACAACAGTTGTCCCTTTCTGTTCAAAAGGGTTCAATTTATGGATTATTAGGTTCAAACGGCGCGGGGAAAACATCGTTGTTAAAGATGATGGCTGGGATTAATCGACCTAATTCAGGTTCGATTCTCATAGATGGCTCACCTTTATATGAAAACATGTCCGTTAAAGAACGTGTGGTTTTTATCCCTGATACTCTTTACTTCTTCCCTCAGGCTACCATTACCCAGTTGGCCCAGCAGTATAAAGCATTTTATCCTAAGTGGAGTGAAGAACGATTTCAGCGATTGAAGGCCGCGTTTACGATTGATGTAAATAAAAAAGTTCATCGACTATCAAAGGGAATGAAGCGACAGGTTGCCTTTTGGCTTGCTCTTTCTGCTATGCCGGATGTGCTTATTTTAGATGAACCGATTGATGGTCTTGACCCTGTCATGAGACAAAAAATTAAGAATCTCTTGTTTCAGGATGTTGCAGAACGAGAAATGACAGTCATCATCTCCTCTCATAATCTTAGAGAAATCGAGGATCTTTGTGATCACGTCGGGATTATGCATAAGGGAAAAATTCTACTTGAGAAGCAGCTAGACGATTTGAAGTCAGATACACATAAGATCCAGCTAGCGCTAAAAGACCCTACGCATGAGGAGCATTTACTTAACCAATTCACCATTCTCCATCGTGAGAAAAGAGGAAGTGTGTCACTTCTAATTGTTCGAGGTGAGGAAGAGAAAATTCAAAAGATTATTCGCGCGCATGACGTGATTCTCTTTGATTTACTTCCTTTAACGTTAGAGGAGATTTTCATTTATGAAATGGAGGATACAGGCTATGAAATTGAAAACATCCTTCTTTAA
- a CDS encoding ABC transporter permease, whose amino-acid sequence MKLKTSFFKKQIIRQDVRQFGWISIVFFLLLCFIIPLELLQLSSSDFLTYNEYQDYFAINTELQIMILLSLPVAAGLLLFRYIHNEAAVDMVHSLPIRRESLYVSHLLSGLVMLLVPILLTSVITYFVTRSIPEFHDILTVSELMSWTGLIIVLTCMFFTFTVMVGMITGLSTAHAVLTYIFLFLPIGLTTMITYNLSFLLFGYASSLLNEKIYYLSPFTRFIRVWDNNIMYSAGEVMIYILLTVLFIIVGLFFYKGRQLERATEVITFTFLKPVFKYGVTFCSMLVGGTYYSATTSANFSWLIFGYILGALIGYTAAEMILQKTWRIFQLKMFTGYVIYMVIFGVIFISIENDYLQYESKLPRMDQIQNVYFGDTYFLHEETENKALYSDSKLYIQAVRELHEHILEEREYIQSVKSDSEIRISYQSIVYRLNNGQLFKREYRIPIELLEDKLQIVMESDEYKANLPEIRQIDETSDPIDIRLFPHAPGFSPVTISDKGEIQELQEAISKDVKSQTMDDLLYRSSTFGYIELSYEPEKTKLPGMEPVPTETIHIDWRKSFKHTEEWLKERGYYEKLTITEADLAQVELMKISPQEPNKEYLATEEYFQQATETLPITEKEEIENILAYFNRDYSSDHIYYVKLTLKNGQTWYGSLEEEKILESIKKKVD is encoded by the coding sequence ATGAAATTGAAAACATCCTTCTTTAAAAAACAAATCATTCGTCAGGATGTAAGACAATTTGGATGGATTAGCATCGTCTTTTTCCTCCTATTGTGTTTCATTATACCCTTGGAACTGCTTCAACTATCATCAAGTGATTTCTTGACATATAACGAATATCAAGATTACTTCGCCATTAATACAGAGCTTCAAATTATGATTTTACTTAGCCTTCCTGTAGCAGCTGGTTTGTTACTTTTTCGCTATATACACAATGAAGCTGCTGTAGATATGGTTCACAGCTTACCTATTAGAAGAGAATCACTGTACGTTAGTCATCTGTTGAGTGGATTAGTCATGCTACTTGTGCCTATTCTTCTGACATCTGTCATTACCTATTTTGTGACAAGATCAATTCCGGAATTTCATGATATCCTAACCGTTTCTGAGCTAATGAGTTGGACTGGTCTGATTATCGTCTTAACCTGTATGTTCTTCACCTTTACTGTTATGGTTGGAATGATTACTGGCTTATCAACAGCACATGCAGTTTTAACGTATATTTTCTTATTTTTACCGATTGGCTTAACGACAATGATCACATACAACTTATCTTTTTTATTATTCGGATACGCCTCTTCCCTTTTAAACGAGAAGATATATTACCTGTCTCCTTTTACCCGTTTTATCCGAGTATGGGACAATAATATAATGTATTCAGCAGGAGAGGTCATGATCTATATCTTGCTAACCGTCCTGTTCATTATTGTTGGCTTATTCTTCTACAAAGGTAGACAGCTAGAACGTGCAACGGAAGTAATCACCTTTACCTTCCTAAAGCCTGTTTTCAAATACGGTGTAACGTTCTGTAGCATGCTTGTGGGGGGAACATATTATTCTGCTACAACTTCTGCAAACTTTAGCTGGCTCATCTTTGGCTACATTTTGGGCGCATTAATCGGCTACACAGCTGCAGAAATGATACTCCAGAAAACATGGCGAATTTTTCAACTGAAGATGTTTACTGGGTACGTCATTTATATGGTTATTTTCGGTGTGATCTTCATTAGTATAGAGAATGATTATCTTCAGTACGAAAGTAAATTACCGAGAATGGACCAAATTCAAAATGTGTACTTTGGAGACACATATTTTTTACATGAAGAAACTGAAAACAAGGCATTATATTCAGATTCCAAGCTTTACATCCAGGCTGTACGGGAATTACATGAACATATTTTAGAAGAGAGAGAGTACATTCAGTCTGTTAAATCTGATTCAGAAATTCGGATAAGCTACCAATCTATTGTTTATCGCTTGAATAACGGACAGCTTTTCAAAAGGGAATATCGAATCCCCATTGAGCTTTTAGAAGATAAATTACAAATTGTCATGGAATCAGATGAGTATAAAGCGAATCTACCTGAGATTAGACAAATTGATGAAACGTCCGATCCAATTGATATTCGCCTTTTCCCACATGCACCTGGCTTCTCGCCAGTCACCATTTCAGACAAAGGAGAAATTCAAGAGCTACAAGAAGCTATTAGTAAAGATGTAAAATCTCAAACTATGGATGACCTATTATATCGTTCATCTACTTTTGGTTATATCGAATTATCATACGAACCGGAAAAAACAAAGCTTCCAGGAATGGAACCTGTTCCTACCGAAACGATTCATATTGATTGGAGAAAGTCCTTTAAACATACGGAAGAATGGCTAAAGGAAAGAGGCTACTATGAGAAATTAACGATTACGGAAGCTGATTTAGCGCAGGTCGAACTGATGAAAATCTCTCCTCAAGAACCGAACAAAGAATACTTAGCAACCGAGGAATACTTTCAACAAGCAACAGAAACATTACCTATTACTGAAAAGGAGGAAATCGAAAACATATTGGCCTACTTCAATAGGGATTACTCAAGCGACCATATCTATTATGTAAAGCTCACCCTTAAAAACGGTCAAACCTGGTACGGATCCCTTGAGGAGGAAAAGATACTAGAAAGTATTAAAAAGAAAGTAGATTGA
- a CDS encoding alanine/glycine:cation symporter family protein, whose translation METFVNGLNDVLWSTPVIYICLAVGLLFSILTRFLQVRHVKEMVTLMFKGKSSKAGVSSFQALAIALSGRVGTGNIAGTATAIAFGGPGAVFWMWTIAFIGASSAFIESTLAQIYKVKQDGEYRGGPAYYIEKGIGWKWFAVTFAIAAILAMSLLMPGIQSNSIAVGLENAFNLDTTITGIILVALIGVIIFGGIKRIANVAQFVVPFMAIGYILVSLIIVLANIGELPAVLGLIFRSAFALDSAFGGIVGAAIAWGVKRGIYSNEAGQGTGPHAAAAAEVSHPAKQGLVQAFSVYIDTLFVCSATAFMILFTGMYNTEAPDGTVIVSNLEGVEAGPGYTQAAIESVLPGFGAGFVAVSLFFFAFTTIMAYYYIAETNVAYLTRVTNSKWAMFVLKVVLLGATFYGATNEAALAWALGDVGLGLMVWLNLIAILILAKPALVALKDYENQKKQGIDPVFDPKALGIKNADYWEVDYKKDKDQAS comes from the coding sequence TTGGAAACATTCGTTAATGGTTTGAATGATGTGCTTTGGAGTACACCTGTCATCTACATTTGTCTTGCAGTTGGTCTTTTATTTTCTATTCTTACACGTTTTTTACAGGTAAGGCATGTTAAAGAAATGGTTACGCTCATGTTCAAAGGAAAGAGCTCTAAAGCTGGGGTATCATCATTCCAAGCACTTGCTATTGCACTATCAGGTCGTGTAGGTACTGGTAATATTGCTGGTACAGCGACCGCTATTGCATTTGGTGGACCTGGAGCTGTGTTTTGGATGTGGACAATCGCATTCATTGGTGCTTCAAGCGCATTCATAGAATCGACTCTTGCACAGATCTACAAAGTGAAGCAAGACGGTGAATACCGTGGGGGTCCAGCATACTATATTGAAAAAGGAATTGGCTGGAAATGGTTTGCTGTTACCTTTGCGATCGCAGCTATTTTAGCGATGAGCTTATTAATGCCTGGTATCCAATCAAATTCCATCGCAGTTGGATTAGAGAATGCATTTAATCTAGATACAACGATAACGGGTATCATTCTTGTTGCATTAATTGGGGTTATTATTTTCGGTGGAATAAAACGTATTGCGAACGTTGCTCAATTTGTCGTACCATTTATGGCAATTGGGTATATCCTCGTGTCACTTATAATTGTGTTAGCAAATATCGGAGAACTTCCGGCTGTTCTAGGCTTAATTTTTAGAAGTGCATTTGCCCTTGATTCTGCTTTTGGCGGTATCGTTGGTGCAGCGATTGCATGGGGAGTAAAACGAGGGATTTACTCTAATGAAGCGGGTCAAGGTACAGGTCCACACGCAGCGGCAGCAGCAGAAGTATCTCACCCTGCAAAGCAAGGCTTAGTTCAAGCATTCTCTGTCTATATTGATACCTTATTTGTTTGTTCGGCTACTGCATTTATGATCTTATTTACAGGTATGTATAACACAGAGGCTCCGGACGGAACAGTGATTGTGAGCAATCTAGAAGGAGTTGAGGCAGGACCTGGTTATACACAAGCAGCGATTGAATCGGTTCTTCCTGGGTTTGGAGCTGGTTTCGTAGCGGTATCACTTTTCTTCTTTGCTTTCACAACAATCATGGCTTATTACTATATCGCAGAAACAAATGTTGCCTACTTAACGCGTGTTACAAATAGTAAATGGGCTATGTTTGTTTTAAAAGTTGTCCTCCTTGGAGCTACGTTCTACGGTGCGACAAATGAAGCAGCATTAGCATGGGCTTTAGGTGATGTAGGGTTAGGACTCATGGTGTGGCTGAACTTGATTGCCATTCTAATTCTAGCAAAGCCTGCATTAGTAGCTCTTAAAGATTATGAGAATCAGAAGAAGCAAGGAATTGATCCTGTTTTTGACCCGAAAGCATTGGGTATTAAAAACGCAGATTATTGGGAAGTAGACTATAAAAAGGATAAAGATCAAGCATCTTAA
- a CDS encoding glycerophosphodiester phosphodiesterase: MNEKVKLFAHRGVSGEYPENTMAAFKAAVEMGADGIELDVQLTKDGQVVVIHDETINRTTNGIGYVKDFEWKQLRRYDAGSWFDPLFINERIPLLEEVLELVKDRNPHMLMNIELKNDLLEYPHLEEKVLEIVNKLEMKEQTIISSFNSESLVKVNQLDPTIETAFLFAGIPTDIMTRIKTLPIQALHCEASFAQSIIGRKIRDMGMPLRVFTINSLEEFTLLKKEKVPVIITDYPHIFLNNL, encoded by the coding sequence ATGAACGAAAAAGTAAAATTATTTGCCCATCGCGGAGTAAGTGGCGAATATCCTGAGAATACAATGGCGGCATTTAAAGCAGCAGTTGAAATGGGTGCTGACGGGATTGAACTAGACGTCCAATTAACAAAAGATGGGCAGGTTGTTGTGATTCATGATGAAACGATTAATCGCACAACAAATGGTATTGGCTATGTAAAGGACTTTGAGTGGAAGCAACTAAGAAGATATGATGCGGGAAGTTGGTTTGATCCACTATTTATAAATGAACGCATTCCTCTTCTTGAAGAGGTGTTGGAGTTGGTAAAAGACAGAAACCCTCACATGCTGATGAACATTGAACTGAAGAATGATTTACTTGAGTACCCCCACTTAGAGGAGAAGGTGTTAGAAATAGTAAACAAGCTAGAAATGAAAGAGCAAACAATCATTTCCTCTTTTAATAGTGAGAGCTTGGTGAAAGTGAACCAACTTGATCCAACGATCGAAACAGCCTTTCTTTTCGCAGGGATCCCAACGGATATTATGACACGAATCAAAACCTTACCCATTCAGGCGCTCCATTGTGAAGCCTCATTTGCCCAATCCATTATTGGACGAAAAATAAGGGATATGGGAATGCCTTTACGAGTGTTTACGATTAATTCTCTGGAAGAATTTACCCTCTTAAAAAAAGAAAAGGTGCCTGTTATAATAACAGATTATCCGCATATATTTCTTAATAATCTGTGA